Sequence from the Pseudomonas sp. LS.1a genome:
TGTGCTGAGATGGCGGTTGAAGCTATCGGCCTCTTCGCGGGCTTGCCCGCTCCCACAGGTACTGCACAGTTCTTGAGACCAGCGCAGTACCTGTGGGAGCGGGTTCACCCGCGAAAGGGCCGCTACAGGCTTCACTGGCTACCCACCAAAGCATCCTCAACCACCTTCAGCAGCACCTCTTCGGAAAATGGCTTGCCCAGGCACACCAGTGCCCCAAGCGCCATCGCCGCCCGCACCGCCCCTTCATCCCAATGCGCCGACATGCAGATCACCGGCAAACCCCACCCCAGCCGGGCCAGCTCGCGTTGCACCGCCAGCCCGCTCATCCCAGGCATCTTCAGATCGAGCAGCACACACCCCGCCTGCCGTGCCAATGCCGAGGCCAGGAACAGGTCCCCCGCAGCGAACGACAAAGTCTCGAGCCCTGCCGAACGCAGCAGGTTGGCCAGGCTTTTGCGCACCGACGCATCGTCGTCGACGATGCACACCGCTCTGCTCATGCGCCGCCCAGGCCCTCAGGCTGCAACCCGATGACGTTGTGCATGGCCACCAGCTCCAGCAGTGAACGGGACTGCATCTTGTTCATGATGTTCTTCTTGTGCACCTTGGTCGTCACCTCGCTGGTGCCGATCTGCCTGGCGATCTGCTTGTGCGACAGGCCGCCGACCACCAACGAGAACACCTGGCGCTCGCGCTGGGTCAGGCGCTGGTATTTTTCCTCGACCTGCCGCGCATGGCGCCACTTGCGCCCTTCGGCCACGGCACGTGTGCGCACCGCCTGCAACAGTGTCAGCAGCTGGTCTTCGTCGAACGGCTTGGTCAGGAACTCCACGGCCCCGGCGCGCATGGCCTGGACGGTCATCGGGATGGTACCGAAGCCGGTCATGAACACGATCGGCCAGGGCAGCGCCAGCCGGCGCAGCGCGTCCTGCACCTCCAGGCCGCTGGTATCGGGCAGGTGCATGTCCAGCAACAGGCAGGCATAGGGGGTTTCCAGGCGGGCCTCGAACAGTGCCTCGGCACTGGCGAACAAATGATGCGGGATGTCCTGCGAGCGCAGCAGACGGCCCAACGCCGTGCGCACCGACGGGTCGTCATCCACCACCAGCACCGGCACGTTCAAGCGCTCATCGAACAGC
This genomic interval carries:
- a CDS encoding response regulator transcription factor codes for the protein MSRAVCIVDDDASVRKSLANLLRSAGLETLSFAAGDLFLASALARQAGCVLLDLKMPGMSGLAVQRELARLGWGLPVICMSAHWDEGAVRAAMALGALVCLGKPFSEEVLLKVVEDALVGSQ
- a CDS encoding response regulator; amino-acid sequence: MIRIGNAQVSLERREAFVDGKPVLLGGRAFEVLATLIRANGRVVGKEEFFSQVWAGTVVEDNNLQVQVSLLRKAFGDRGLIQTVPRRGYRLAAEISLEVPGKALDKSPLCAVADTVELFDERLNVPVLVVDDDPSVRTALGRLLRSQDIPHHLFASAEALFEARLETPYACLLLDMHLPDTSGLEVQDALRRLALPWPIVFMTGFGTIPMTVQAMRAGAVEFLTKPFDEDQLLTLLQAVRTRAVAEGRKWRHARQVEEKYQRLTQRERQVFSLVVGGLSHKQIARQIGTSEVTTKVHKKNIMNKMQSRSLLELVAMHNVIGLQPEGLGGA